A genomic region of Thermoplasmatales archaeon contains the following coding sequences:
- a CDS encoding CoA-binding protein, protein MLIAERDKIIEILKNARNIAIVGISKDEGRASYQIAKKLGKYNLFFVNPKYANEEILGRKVYSSLKEIKDKIDIVDVFRNKLYAEEVIKEAIEARAKVVWFQPGSENLEIIEKYRDEIDIIFNACIGVINGFI, encoded by the coding sequence ATGTTAATAGCAGAAAGAGATAAAATAATTGAAATTTTAAAAAATGCAAGGAACATTGCAATAGTCGGGATATCAAAAGATGAGGGAAGAGCAAGTTATCAAATTGCAAAAAAACTTGGCAAATATAATCTATTTTTTGTGAACCCAAAATATGCAAATGAAGAAATTCTTGGAAGAAAAGTTTATTCTTCCCTTAAAGAGATAAAAGATAAAATAGACATAGTAGATGTTTTCAGAAATAAACTATATGCGGAAGAAGTAATAAAAGAGGCAATTGAGGCAAGGGCAAAAGTTGTGTGGTTTCAACCCGGCTCCGAAAATTTGGAGATAATAGAAAAATACAGGGATGAGATAGATATTATATTCAATGCGTGTATTGGAGTTATAAACGGTTTTATATAA